In the Advenella kashmirensis WT001 genome, one interval contains:
- the prfB gene encoding peptide chain release factor 2 (programmed frameshift) encodes MEAERQNQLAARLEDYAEREDALRRYLDVESKSERLQVVNLELENPDVWNDPEKAQELGREKKTLENVVLVLDELQQNIRDTQELFELASADDDDATLLAIEEDTDGFGKIIEGFEFRRMFSNPADPLNCFVDIQAGAGGTEAQDWASMLLRQYLRYCERKDFKTEVLEESDGDVAGIKSATIKVEGEYAFGYLRTESGVHRLVRKSPFDSSNGRHTSFASVYVYPEIDDSIEIEINPADLRVDTYRASGAGGQHINKTDSAVRLTHTPTGIVVQCQNDRSQHRNRAEAMSMLRSKLYELEMRNRLAEQQKLEDAKTEVGWGHQIRSYVLDNSRIKDLRTNVEISNTQKVLDGDLDPFIEASLKQGV; translated from the exons ATGGAAGCAGAACGTCAAAACCAACTCGCCGCCCGTCTCGAAGACTACGCTGAGCGCGAGGACGCGCTTCGGAGGTATCTT GACGTCGAATCCAAATCGGAACGACTGCAGGTAGTGAATCTGGAGCTGGAAAATCCAGACGTCTGGAACGACCCCGAGAAAGCCCAGGAATTGGGCCGGGAGAAAAAGACGCTGGAAAATGTCGTCCTTGTCCTGGATGAACTGCAGCAAAACATCCGCGATACACAAGAACTGTTCGAACTGGCCAGTGCCGACGATGACGATGCGACCCTGCTTGCCATCGAAGAAGATACCGACGGCTTTGGCAAGATCATCGAGGGCTTCGAATTTCGCCGTATGTTCTCCAACCCGGCCGACCCGCTCAATTGCTTTGTCGACATCCAGGCCGGCGCCGGCGGCACCGAGGCTCAGGACTGGGCTTCCATGCTTTTGCGCCAATATCTCAGATATTGCGAACGCAAGGACTTCAAGACAGAAGTACTGGAAGAGTCTGATGGCGACGTCGCCGGTATCAAGTCGGCAACGATCAAGGTCGAAGGCGAATACGCATTCGGCTACTTGCGCACGGAAAGCGGTGTCCACCGGCTGGTGCGCAAAAGCCCGTTCGATTCTTCCAATGGGCGTCACACCTCCTTTGCCAGTGTTTACGTCTACCCCGAAATCGATGACTCCATCGAGATTGAAATCAATCCAGCGGACTTGCGGGTCGATACGTACCGCGCCAGTGGTGCGGGAGGTCAGCACATCAACAAAACCGATTCGGCCGTGCGGCTTACCCATACGCCGACAGGCATTGTTGTACAGTGCCAGAATGACCGCTCGCAACATCGCAACCGCGCCGAAGCCATGTCCATGCTGCGCTCCAAACTGTACGAGCTGGAAATGCGCAATCGCCTGGCCGAACAGCAGAAACTGGAAGACGCCAAGACCGAGGTGGGCTGGGGGCATCAGATCCGCTCGTACGTGCTGGACAATAGCCGCATTAAGGATCTGCGCACCAACGTCGAAATCTCCAATACCCAGAAAGTACTGGACGGCGATCTTGACCCGTTTATCGAAGCCAGCTTAAAGCAGGGAGTTTGA